A window from Saccharomyces eubayanus strain FM1318 chromosome XIV, whole genome shotgun sequence encodes these proteins:
- the DCP2 gene encoding decapping enzyme complex catalytic subunit, translated as MSLPLRHALENVTSVDRILEDLLVRFIINCPNEDLSSVERELFHFEEASWFYTDFIKLMNPTLPSLKIKSFAQLIIKLCPLIWKWDIRVDEALQQFSKYKKSIPVRGAALFNENLSKILLVQGTESDSWSFPRGKISKDENDIDCCIREVKEEIGFDLTDYIDENQFIERNIQGKNYKIFLISGVSEIFNFKPQVRNEIDKIEWFDFKKISKTLYKSNVKYYLINSMMRPLSMWLRHQRQIKNEDQLKSYAEEQLKLLLGITKEEQIDPGRELLNMLHTAVQANSNNIITSNEQVPSNQQGEQEKQEEQFQQEQEKQQLPPPPPPLQQQQQSVFPSLSEPFAGANNVIPPAMPMVNSFMSNPQLFASMNGQPFAPFPFMLPINNSTNNNGGHNTLPTQIPPNFNAPPNPMAFGVPNMHNFSRPTLSQPFSLPPAPPLHHNILPTNSVENSSSSRQLLNLLNSKKSEENEQISEKPKLKILQRGTDLNSTNQNVPHDSANSNSQALLNLLRKPAPSQESHSSTVDTSSLSNDSYSDTQQEDYEDFESSSDEDMEPIKERRNSSNEEVKVNIIPSEKDGQRRPKKEQRTETKKFKSGDSTESDIMEWRPTKSLVSSQSKQNSLVRAPNKETSSYRQEMHINNNSAYEAFESSSDGEDEKKLKELEQKQDSSKGISQEILKENNFQDGEVPHKNMTTDSNKSINETARFSSATSTIKKTPKVKLLKRGETIPTLANENKTLGSNSNQSSSKDLLQMLRNPISSTVSSNQQSPKSQQLDGDEEIMMMLKRNSVSEHQNNEESPSKLPKKNEANAAELLGMLSQKDAASPKQPGSIDANMEGNSAKGLLSMLGKGNVSKPPPTTDTPSNELFNLLKQNEITENQESNNNSSELLSYLKPNPLENRYSKVSSEDNSHELLNILHGNKSNNTFNNSIYTTPTATSTAAATGFPLMSASQGNSSNELLSMLQNRPTATNAQTFDIRSNGNMESNELLNILHRK; from the coding sequence ATGTCACTACCGCTACGACACGCTTTGGAGAACGTCACCTCTGTTGATAGAATTTTGGAGGACTTGTTAGTTCGTTTTATAATAAATTGTCCGAATGAAGATTTGTCAAGTGTCGAGAGAGAACTGTTCCATTTCGAAGAAGCCTCATGGTTTTACACGGATTTCATCAAACTGATGAACCCAACCTTACCGTCTTTGAAGATTAAATCATTTGCTCAATTAATCATAAAGTTGTGCCCTTTAATTTGGAAATGGGATATAAGAGTAGACGAAGCGCTTCAGCAATTCTCTAAGTACAAAAAGAGTATTCCAGTGAGAGGTGCTGCTCTATTCAATGAGAATTTGAGTAAAATATTACTGGTGCAAGGTACAGAATCGGATTCGTGGTCATTTCCAAGAGGTAAGATTTCTAAAGACGAAAATGATATAGATTGTTGTATTAGGGAAGTCAAGGAGGAGATAGGCTTTGACTTGACAGATTATATTGATGAGAATCAGTTCATTGAAAGGAATATTCAAGGgaagaattacaaaatatttttgatatccGGGGTCTCAGAAATCTTCAACTTTAAACCACAAGTAAGGAATGAGATTGATAAGATTGAATGGTtcgatttcaaaaaaatctctaaGACATTGTACAAATCCAATGTTAAGTATTATCTTATCAATTCTATGATGAGACCTTTATCAATGTGGCTAAGACACCAAAGACAAATAAAGAATGAAGACCAATTGAAGTCTTATGCAGAGGAACAATTGAAACTATTACTAGGCATTACAAAAGAGGAGCAGATTGACCCCGGCAGAGAATTATTGAACATGCTACATACTGCTGTACAAGCAAACAGCAACAATATCATAACCTCCAACGAACAGGTGCCCTCGAATCAACAAggagaacaagaaaaacaagaagaacaatttcaacaagaacaggAGAAACAACAGTTACCACCACCGCCACCACCActgcaacaacaacaacaatcagTCTTTCCTTCTCTCTCAGAACCATTTGCAGGCGCCAACAATGTTATACCACCTGCAATGCCTATGGTGAATTCATTCATGTCAAATCCTCAGCTGTTTGCTTCAATGAATGGTCAACCGTTTGCACCTTTCCCATTCATGTTACCAATAAACAACAgcaccaacaacaacggTGGTCACAACACTCTTCCAACGCAGATACCTCCTAACTTCAATGCCCCTCCAAATCCAATGGCATTTGGTGTTCCAAACATGcacaatttttcaagaccAACTTTATCCCAACCTTTTTCCCTACCCCCTGCTCCACCATTACATCACAATATTTTGCCCACTAATTCTGTTGAAAatagttcttcttcaagacaATTATTGAACTTATTAAACTCAAAAAAgtctgaagaaaatgaacagATTAGCGAAAAGccaaaattaaaaattttgcaGAGAGGAACTGATTTGAATTCAACCAACCAAAACGTTCCTCATGATTCTGCCAACTCAAATTCTCAAGCTTTATTAAATTTGTTGAGAAAGCCGGCACCATCTCAAGAATCCCATTCTTCCACTGTAGATACTTCGTCACTATCAAATGACTCTTATTCTGATACACAACAAGAGGATtatgaagattttgaaagcaGTTCAGATGAAGACATGGAGCcaatcaaagaaagaagaaactcGTCAAATGAAGAAGTCAAAGTCAACATTATACCAAGCGAAAAAGACGGCCAAAGAAggccaaagaaagaacaaagaacagaaaccaaaaaattcaaatcagGCGACTCAACGGAATCCGACATCATGGAATGGAGACCTACGAAGTCTTTAGTTTCTTCGCAAAGTAAACAAAACTCATTAGTAAGAGCTCCTAATAAAGAGACCAGTTCATATCGTCAAGAAATGCACATCAACAATAACAGTGCGTATGAAGCTTTCGAAAGCAGTTCTGACGGAGAAGAcgagaagaaattaaaagaatTGGAACAAAAGCAAGACAGTTCTAAAGGAATAAGCCAAGAAATATTGAAAGAGAATAACTTTCAGGATGGCGAAGTTCCTCACAAAAATATGACAACCGACAGTAACAAATCTATCAATGAAACAGCCAGGTTTTCATCAGCTACAAGTACTATAAAAAAGACACCTAAGGTGAAATTACTAAAACGTGGTGAAACAATCCCCACTTTagcaaatgaaaacaaaacactTGGATCAAACTCGAACCAGTCTTCGTCAAAAGATTTATTGCAAATGCTAAGAAATCCAATATCTTCCACTGTATCTTCAAATCAACAATCACCTAAGTCACAACAACTAGATGGggatgaagaaatcatGATGATGCTGAAGAGAAATTCCGTGTCTGAACATCAAAACAATGAAGAATCTCCATCAAaattgccaaaaaaaaatgaagcaaACGCAGCTGAATTACTAGGAATGTTAAGTCAAAAGGACGCTGCATCTCCAAAACAACCTGGTAGTATTGACGCGAACATGGAAGGTAATTCAGCAAAAGGACTGTTGAGTATGCTGGGAAAAGGTAACGTTTCAAAGCCACCTCCGACTACCGATACCCCATCAAATGAATTGTTCAACTTGTTGAAGCAAAACGAAATTACTGAAAACCAAGAATCTAATAATAACTCGTCTGAATTACTAAGTTACTTGAAACCTAATCCACTCGAAAATAGATATTCAAAAGTCTCAAGCGAAGACAACTCCCACGAATTACTAAACATTTTGCATGGTAATAAAAGTAACAACACCTTCAATAATAGTATATACACCACGCCAACAGCCACTTCTACGGCCGCTGCAACCGGATTCCCCCTAATGTCTGCTAGTCAAggaaattcttcaaacGAATTACTAAGTATGTTACAAAACAGACCAACAGCTACAAATGCACAAACGTTTGACATACGTTCCAATGGGAACATGGAATCTAACGAATTATTGAATATCTTGCAtaggaaatga
- the MLS1 gene encoding malate synthase MLS1, giving the protein MVKISLDNVKLLVDVDKEPFFKPSTTTVGDILTKDALEFIVLLHRTFNGKRKQLLENRQVVQKKLDSGSYQLDFLPETESIRNDPTWQGPILAPGLIKRSTEITGPPLRNMLINALNAPVNTYMTDFEDSASPTWNNMVYGQVNLYDAIRNKINFDTPRKSYELNGNVADLPTIIVRPRGWHMVEKHLYVDDEPISASLFDFGLYFYHNAKELINLGKGPYFYLPKMEHHLEAKLWNDVFCVAQDFIGIPRGTIRATVLIETLPAAFQMEEIIYQLRQHSSGLNCGRWDYIFSTIKRLRNDPNHILPNRDLVTMTSPFMDAYVKRLINTCHRRSVHAMGGMAAQIPIKDDPVANEKAMTKVRNDKIRELTNGHDGSWVAHPALAPICNEVFINMGTPNQIYFVPENVVTASNLLETKIPNGKVTTDGIIQNLDIGLQYMEAWLRGSGCVPINNLMEDAATAEVSRCQLYQWVRHGVTLSDTGEKVTPQLTQKILEEQVERLSKASPLGDKNKFALAAKYFLPEIRGEKFSEFLTTLLYDEIVTTKATPTDLSKL; this is encoded by the coding sequence atggtgAAGATCAGTTTAGATAACGTCAAATTGTTGGTTGATGTGGACAAAGAGCCATTCTTCAAGCCATCCACCACCACAGTGGGTGATATTTTGACTAAAGATGCTCTAGAGttcattgttttattgCACAGGACTTTCAATGGCAAGAGGAAACAATTATTAGAGAATAGACAagttgttcaaaaaaaattggacTCTGGATCTTACCAGTTGGATTTCTTACCTGAAACTGAGAGCATCAGAAACGACCCCACCTGGCAAGGTCCGATTTTGGCACCGGGTTTGATCAAAAGATCTACTGAAATTACAGGCCCTCCATTGAGAAATATGTTAATCAACGCCCTAAATGCCCCCGTGAACACGTACATGAcggattttgaagattctgCTTCCCCCACTTGGAACAACATGGTCTATGGTCAAGTTAACTTGTACGACGCTATCAGAaataaaatcaattttGACACTCCAAGGAAATCTTACGAATTGAACGGCAACGTCGCTGACTTGCCCACGATCATCGTGAGACCCCGTGGTTGGCATATGGTGGAAAAACACCTTTATGTTGATGATGAACCAATTAGCGCCTCTctgtttgattttggtttATATTTCTATCATAATGCCAAAGAACTGATCAACTTGGGTAAGGGTCCTTACTTTTACTTGCCCAAGATGGAGCATCATTTAGAAGCCAAGTTATGGAATGACGTCTTTTGCGTGGCCCAAGATTTCATCGGAATCCCCAGAGGCACAATCAGAGCCACTGTACTGATCGAAACTTTACCAGCAGCTTTTCAAATGGAAGAAATTATCTACCAATTGAGGCAGCATTCCAGTGGGTTGAATTGTGGACGTTGGGACTACATCTTCTCTACAATCAAGAGGCTAAGAAATGACCCTAACCACATCCTGCCCAACAGGGACCTGGTAACAATGACCTCCCCCTTCATGGACGCATACGTGAAAAGACTGATAAACACTTGTCACCGTAGAAGCGTTCATGCCATGGGCGGTATGGCCGCTCAAATCCCTATCAAAGACGATCCCGTGGCCAATGAAAAGGCCATGACTAAAGTCCGCAACGATAAAATCAGGGAGTTGACAAACGGCCATGATGGGTCTTGGGTTGCACATCCGGCACTGGCTCCGATCTGTAATGAAGTCTTCATCAATATGGGGACTCCGAATCAAATCTACTTCGTTCCTGAAAATGTCGTCACGGCTTCAAACCTCTTGGAGACCAAGATCCCCAATGGCAAGGTTACCACCGACGGCATTATACAGAACTTGGATATTGGCCTGCAATACATGGAAGCGTGGCTAAGAGGCTCAGGTTGTGTGCCCATCAACAACTTAATGGAAGATGCCGCCACAGCTGAAGTGTCTCGTTGCCAATTGTACCAGTGGGTGAGACACGGCGTCACACTAAGTGACACCGGCGAAAAGGTCACCCCACAATTGACCCAAAAGATCCTGGAGGAGCAAGTGGAAAGACTATCCAAGGCAAGTCCACTAGGCGACAAGAACAAGTTCGCGCTGGCCGCTAAGTATTTCTTGCCAGAAATCAGAGGTGAGAAATTCAGTGAATTCTTGACTACGTTATTGTACGACGAGATTGTGACCACCAAGGCCACCCCCACTGACTTAAGCAAGTTGTAA
- the CYB5 gene encoding Cyb5p — protein MPQVYSYQEVAEHNGPENCWIIIDDKVYDVSQFKDEHPGGDEIIMDLGGQDATDSFVDIGHSDEALKLLKTLYIGDVDKTSEPVVVKKAVTSESQSQGSATLVMILAVVMLGVAYYLLNE, from the coding sequence ATGCCTCAAGTTTACAGTTACCAAGAAGTCGCCGAACACAACGGTCCAGAAAACTGCTGGATCATCATCGATGACAAAGTTTACGACGTTTCTCAATTCAAAGACGAACATCCAGGTGGTGACGAGATTATAATGGATTTGGGTGGTCAGGACGCTACAGATAGTTTTGTTGATATTGGTCATTCTGATGAAGCTTTGAAACTACTGAAAACTTTATACATTGGTGACGTCGACAAAACCAGTGAGCCTGTTGTTGTAAAGAAGGCTGTTACCTCTGAAAGTCAAAGTCAAGGTAGCGCTACATTGGTCATGATTTTGGCCGTTGTAATGCTAGGTGTTGCTTATTATTTGTTGAACGAATAA
- the TOM70 gene encoding protein channel TOM70, with the protein MKSFISKNKTAILATIAATGTAVGAYYYYTQLQQQQQQGKKETLSRDEKKEAKGSQKKAESAKKSASESKPPVYPVTANGEPDFSKKADFTAEEKDKYALALKDKGNQYFRNKKYDDAIKYYNWALELKEDPVFYSNLSACYVSVGDLKKVVEMSTKALELKPDYSKVLLRRASANEGLGNFADAMFDLSVLSLNGDFNDASIEPMLERNLNKQAMSRLKEKFGDVDAATATPTELSTQPLKERKDKQESLPSVTSMASFFGIFKPELTFANCDESNEADKELMNGLANLYKRSPDSYDRADESFTKAVKLFEEQLDKDNEDEKVKEKLAISLEHTGIFKFLKNDPLGAHEDIKKAIDLFPRVNSYIYMALIMADRNDSTEYYNYFDKALKLDLNNSSVYYHRGQMNFILQNYDQAGKDFDKAKELDPENIFPYIQLACLAYRENKFDDCETLFSEAKRKFPEAPEVPNFFAEILTDKNDFDKALKQYDLAIELENKLEGIYVGIAPLVGKATLLTRNPTVENFIEATNLLEKASKLDPRSEQAKIGLAQMKLQQEDIDEAIALFEESADLARTMEEKLQAITFAEAAKVQQRIRSDPVLATKIQETLAKLREQGLM; encoded by the coding sequence ATGAAGAgttttatttcaaagaacaaaactgCCATTTTGGCCACCATTGCCGCTACAGGTACTGCCGTTGGTgcatattattattacacCCAAttgcaacaacagcaacaacaaggGAAGAAGGAAACGCTCTCTCGggatgaaaagaaggagGCAAAGGGGTCTCAGAAGAAAGCTGAAAGTGCTAAGAAATCGGCAAGTGAATCAAAGCCCCCCGTTTATCCAGTCACTGCTAATGGGGAAccagatttttcaaaaaaagcaGATTTTACtgctgaagaaaaggataaatACGCATTAGCCTTAAAGGACAAGGGTAATCAATACTTTAGAAATAAGAAGTATGATGACGCTATTAAATACTACAATTGGGCATTGGAATTGAAGGAAGACCCTGTTTTCTACTCGAACTTGTCCGCCTGTTATGTTTCTGTTGGCGACTTGAAAAAGGTTGTTGAAATGAGTACCAAGGCCCTTGAGTTAAAACCCGATTACTCGAAAGTTTTATTGAGAAGAGCCTCTGCTAATGAGGGGTTGGGAAATTTTGCTGATGCGATGTTTGATTTGTCTGTATTGTCCCTAAACGGTGACTTCAATGATGCTTCTATTGAACCAATGTTGGAAAGAAACTTGAATAAACAAGCTATGTCAagattgaaagaaaagttcGGTGACGTTGATGCCGCTACTGCTACACCAACAGAACTATCTACCCAACCACTAAAAGAACGTAAGGACAAGCAAGAAAGCTTACCTTCAGTTACATCTATGGCCTCATTCTTTGGTATTTTCAAGCCTGAGTTAACCTTTGCTAACTGTGACGAATCCAATGAAGCTGATAAAGAATTAATGAACGGGTTAGCTAATTTGTACAAGAGATCTCCTGACAGTTACGATAGGGCTGATGAATCCTTCACGAAAGCTGTAAAGttatttgaagaacaaCTGGATAAGGATAATGAGGACgaaaaagtgaaagaaaaattagcTATCTCTTTGGAACATACTGgtattttcaaatttttgaaaaacgatCCGTTGGGAGCTCATGAAGACATCAAGAAAGCCATCGATTTGTTCCCAAGAGTCAATTCATACATCTACATGGCCTTAATTATGGCTGATAGAAATGACTCTACAGAATATTATAACTACTTTGAcaaagctttgaaattggattTGAATAACTCTTCTGTGTATTATCATCGTGGTCAAATGAACTTCATCTTACAAAACTATGATCAAGCAGGTAAAGACTTCGACAAGGCTAAAGAATTAGACCCAGAGAACATCTTCCCTTACATTCAACTAGCATGTTTAGCATACCgtgaaaataaatttgatGACTGTGAAACCCTGTTCAGTGAAGCTAAGAGAAAATTCCCAGAGGCACCAGAAGTACCAAATTTCTTCGCTGAAATATTAACTGACAAGAACGATTTCGATAAGGCTTTGAAACAATACGATTTGGCTATTGAATTAGAGAACAAATTGGAAGGTATTTACGTTGGTATCGCACCATTGGTCGGTAAGGCTACTTTATTGACAAGAAATCCAACAGTTGAGAATTTTATTGAAGCTACCAATCTATTAGAAAAAGCATCCAAATTAGATCCAAGAAGTGAACAAGCTAAAATTGGTTTGGCTCAAATGAAATTGCAACAAGAAGATATCGACGAGGCTATTGCATTATTCGAAGAGTCTGCTGATCTTGCCAGAACTATGGAGGAGAAATTGCAAGCCATTACTTTTGCTGAAGCAGCCAAAGTTCAACAAAGAATCAGATCCGATCCAGTATTGGCTACCAAGATTCAAGAAACTCTAGCTAAATTACGTGAACAAGGTTTAATGTAA
- the RPC19 gene encoding DNA-directed RNA polymerase core subunit RPC19, with amino-acid sequence MTEDIENKKTALEETTQEPKPAQEEEDQDVEMTGDEEQEDEPDREKIKLLTQATSEDGTSASFQIVEEDHTLGNALRYIIMKNPDVEFCGYSIPHPSENLLNVRIQTYGETTAVEALQKGLKDLMDLCDVVESKFTEKIKSM; translated from the coding sequence ATGACTGAAGATAtcgaaaacaagaagactGCCCTAGAGGAAACAACACAGGAGCCAAAACCTGCCCAGGAAGAGGAGGATCAGGATGTCGAGATGACTGGCGATGAAGAGCAAGAGGACGAACCAGACAGAGAAAAGATCAAGCTTTTAACACAGGCCACGTCTGAAGACGGCACCAGCGCCTCTTTCCagattgttgaagaagaccaCACACTGGGCAACGCTCTGCGTTACATCATAATGAAGAACCCAGACGTAGAGTTCTGCGGTTATTCGATACCTCATCCTTCTGAAAACCTGTTAAACGTCAGAATTCAGACCTACGGTGAAACTACCGCTGTGGAGGCCTTACAGAAGGGATTGAAGGACTTGATGGATCTGTGCGACGTCGTGGAATCTAAATTCAccgaaaaaatcaagagcATGTAG
- the DMA2 gene encoding ubiquitin-conjugating protein DMA2: MYTPIPANTPAPTAPASSMASNSSSGSNANSSSTTGNNSNMRNAGNGRASGTSSNGRARSGSGISSFLNTFGIRQNNQTASSSSAAPDQRLFGTTPSNSNMSSAMENANAAPPQQEPRLHHPIQMPASVQFHVHRNYQLPISLSLTAPMSADQHQHHQQQQSPQNFENSNAASIQEALNQQQTATTSNNNTTTTTTSTTLLIPADVARNNTGLAASGLEGPASTTNNQEMYKNLRHLIYAANQPNGTEILHLDLPATIAGDSSNTINVDEDTLKQRKDKHGLFSIRLTPFIDSSSTTNQGLFFEPIIRKAGPGSQLVIGRYTERVRDAISKIPEQYHPVVFKSKVVSRTHGCFKVDTQGNWYIKDVKSSSGTFLNHQRLSPASSLSKDTLLRDGDILQLGMDFRGGTEEIYRCVRMRVEVNRSWKLKANSFNKEALQRLQNLQKLTTGVEEEDCSICLCKIKPCQAIFISPCAHSWHFRCVRRLVMLSYPQFICPNCRSSCDLEASFESSDEEDESDVESEGDQLVDQLSVLMETSKDAVDHP; encoded by the coding sequence ATGTATACGCCCATTCCTGCCAATACCCCGGCACCCACTGCTCCAGCCTCGTCGATGGCTTCTAACTCTTCATCCGGATCGAATGCCAACTCTAGCAGCACTACGGGCAACAACTCGAACATGAGGAACGCTGGCAATGGTAGAGCTAGCGGTACGTCTTCCAACGGAAGAGCTCGTTCTGGGTCAGGTATCAGTTCGTTTTTGAATACTTTCGGAATTAGACAAAACAACCAGACGGCctcgtcttcttctgcgGCTCCGGATCAGCGTCTATTTGGCACCACTCCATCCAACTCAAATATGAGTTCGGCCATGGAAAACGCTAATGCTGCTCCACCTCAGCAGGAACCCCGCCTGCATCACCCCATACAAATGCCTGCATCGGTCCAGTTTCACGTTCACCGTAACTATCAGCTTCCAATTTCCTTATCGCTAACCGCCCCCATGTCCGCAGATCAACACcaacatcatcaacaacagcagTCTCCacaaaattttgaaaacagcaaTGCTGCGAGTATTCAAGAGGCCTTGAATCAACAACAGACTGCCACTACATCCAATAACAATACTACTACCACTACAACGTCTACTACTCTATTGATACCAGCGGATGTAGCAAGAAACAATACAGGTCTCGCAGCCTCTGGCTTGGAAGGCCCGGCCTCCACCACTAACAATCAGGAAATGTATAAGAATCTGCGTCACTTGATATATGCTGCAAACCAGCCAAATGGGACGGAAATTTTGCATTTGGACTTACCTGCGACAATCGCAGGAGATTCAAGCAATACTATTAATGTTGATGAAGATACTTTGAAGCAAAGAAAGGACAAGCATGGTCTTTTCAGTATAAGGTTAACGCCCTTCATTGACAGTTCTTCCACCACAAATCAAGGTTTATTTTTCGAACCGATTATAAGAAAAGCAGGGCCAGGATCTCAATTGGTTATTGGCCGCTACACTGAACGTGTCCGCGATGCAATCTCTAAGATACCTGAACAATACCATCCAGTGGTATTTAAATCTAAGGTCGTATCAAGAACACATGGCTGTTTCAAAGTAGATACTCAAGGTAATTGGTATATAAAGGATGTGAAATCTTCGAGTGGGACTTTTTTGAACCACCAAAGACTTTCCCCCGCTTCATCGTTGTCAAAGGATACCCTTTTACGGGATGGTGACATCCTGCAATTAGGAATGGATTTTAGAGGCGGCACTGAAGAAATTTATCGTTGTGTAAGGATGAGGGTAGAGGTGAACAGATCATGGAAACTGAAGGCAAACTCGTTTAATAAAGAAGCTTTGCAACGGTTACAGAACCTACAGAAATTAACTACAGgagttgaagaagaagattgcTCGATTTGTTTGTGTAAGATCAAGCCATGTCAGGCTATTTTCATATCTCCATGCGCTCATAGCTGGCATTTCCGTTGCGTAAGAAGGCTAGTCATGCTCTCATACCCGCAATTCATATGTCCCAACTGTAGATCAAGTTGCGATTTGGAAGCTTCTTTCGAAAGTAGCGACGAAGAGGATGAAAGTGATGTGGAAAGCGAAGGCGATCAACTGGTTGATCAATTGAGCGTACTAATGGAAACTTCAAAGGATGCCGTCGACCATCCCTAA
- the NCS2 gene encoding Ncs2p: MECQRCPVTAKTLATVLSRKEKFCDECFIKFVSTKQRKQMMKDEFFRNLFKVVYPLEKEGSVGKILLPLSLSDSGSLVMLDIVHDLLLEQNKQHNNHTGFTVDILTISTEDNLPIIKEQMKLLIKEKMLELNEISDIYKVHFIDINEFFNSTSSVSNLIIDDGNFEIFAKSRSVGNEDKLSLKEILSEYCLNNSSRTDLTSIMKTQLIKHFAFENGNDAILWGHSMTKLSEVIISLVVKGKGSQIATFLDSESFDTLDNKPCNYKNLYPMKDLLSVEIESFLQIKNMTKFLINVEETNSKPNCLVSKKPTSAINQQKLIKNMTINEITTKYFQDIQNDYSNIISTVLRTADKLAEPKPSTTKTSQCQICQSKIYTNPSNWLDRITVTTPYPRETTEEEHLFKQWQDSKLGQSHTHYVELLNEIKRDSINSDDDSDNNDMKLCYGCLILLNTSIKDKNLVWPRVNTMSSLVNPTSEDKELNDILDQFEITSDVEE, translated from the coding sequence ATGGAGTGTCAGAGATGTCCCGTAACAGCCAAAACCCTAGCGACTGTTTTGTCGAGGAAGGAAAAGTTTTGCGATGAGTGCTTCATTAAGTTCGTTAGTACTAAGCAAAGAAAGCAAATGATGAAagatgaatttttcagaaacttGTTCAAGGTCGTATATCCGCtcgaaaaagaaggttcTGTTGGAAAAATATTGTTGCCCTTGTCACTTTCTGACTCAGGATCCTTAGTTATGCTAGATATAGTCCATGATTTGTTATTGGAGCAGAACAAACAGCACAACAATCACACGGGTTTCACGGTCGATATACTTACCATATCAACCGAGGACAATCTTCCTATTATTAAAGAGCAAATGAAATTACTgatcaaggaaaaaatgcTAGAACTGAATGAAATATCCGACATATATAAAGTTCACTTCATTGATAtaaatgaatttttcaatagcaCATCGAGCGTATCGAATTTGATCATCGACGatggaaattttgaaatttttgctAAATCCAGGTCGGTGGGTAATGAGGATAAGTTATCTTTGAAGGAAATATTAAGCGAATATTGTTTAAACAACTCATCTAGAACTGACCTAACGTCGATTATGAAAACCCAATTAATCAAACATTTTGCATTTGAAAATGGCAACGATGCTATTTTGTGGGGCCACTCCATGACAAAGCTATCTGAGGTGATCATTTCTCTTGTGGTGAAAGGTAAAGGTTCTCAAATAGCCACTTTCTTAGACTCTGAATCTTTTGACACATTGGACAATAAGCCATGTAATTATAAAAACTTATATCCAATGAAAGATCTACTATCGGTTGAAATCGAAAGTTTCCTGCAAATTAAAAACATGACCAAATTCCTCATCAACGTTGAAGAAACTAACTCCAAACCCAACTGTTTAGTTTCGAAGAAACCAACATCGGCGATCaatcaacaaaaactaATCAAGAACATGACAATCAATGAAATTACTACCAAATATTTCCAAGATATTCAAAACGATTATTCGAATATAATATCAACGGTTTTAAGAACCGCAGATAAACTAGCAGAGCCTAAACCTAGTACAACAAAGACATCGCAATGTCAAATATGCCAATCTAAAATCTATACTAACCCATCGAATTGGCTGGATAGAATTACGGTCACTACACCTTATCCTAGAGAGACCACCGAGGAAGAACATTTATTCAAGCAGTGGCAAGATTCGAAATTAGGACAATCTCACACTCATTATGTTGAATTGTTAAACGAAATAAAAAGGGACTCCATAAATAGTGATGATGACAGtgataataatgatatgAAATTGTGCTATGGTTGTCTAATTTTATTGAACACAAGCATTaaggataaaaatttaGTCTGGCCCAGAGTCAATACTATGAGTAGTTTAGTGAATCCAACTAGTGAAGATAAGGAGCTAAATGATATACTGGATCAATTCGAAATTACTTCCGATGTCGAAGAGTGA